TCTATAATGCCGGCAAGCGCCTCGTAATCACCGGCGTCACAGCAGAAGCCGGCATCCGATTCTTGAATGACCTGCTGTATTTCGCCGTCGGCGCATACGATTACAGGGACGCCGCAGGCAAGGCATGACGGGAGTTTGGCAGGAAGCGTCATGCGGAATATTTCATTTTTAGCCAAGGTTATGAGCGTTACGTCGCACACACTCATATACTCCGGTATCTTTGCCGCCGGCTGCCTGTCTATGAAGTTGAAGCAGTCCGACACATCCATGCTGTCCACAAGGCGCATAAGCGTTTCTTTAAATCTTCCGTCTCCGACGATGTTGAATCTGACTAAGATGCCTCTATCTTTTAGCCTTTTTGCTGCTTTAGGCAATACTTCAAGCCCCTGCGATTTGCCTATATTTCCTGCAAACAGCAGATTAAGACGGCCGTCTTTCGGAATATCCGAAAGGCTGACGCTTTGTTCTATCGGCATATAGAAATCCTCCGCATATTGCGGCCAGAACTTTATCTTATGGTTAGGGACGCCGCGGGCTTTTATCGCGGAGATGAAGCTTTTCGACGACGTCAGTATCAAGCCTGTCTTTCTGTATATGTAATCCACCATACTGCCGATCAGAT
The sequence above is drawn from the Cloacibacillus sp. An23 genome and encodes:
- a CDS encoding glycosyltransferase family 4 protein, which translates into the protein MSNKTHILVISQYFYPEQFRINDICSEWVRRGYEVTVVTGMPNYPQGKFYEGYGYFKKRRENYNGVEIIRLPIIPRGHSSVMMALNYLSFIVSGFFWAKLTSLKADKVFTYEVSPMTQALVGIWYAKRRDIPSVLYVTDLWPENVQYAGGINNTKILNLIGSMVDYIYRKTGLILTSSKSFISAIKARGVPNHKIKFWPQYAEDFYMPIEQSVSLSDIPKDGRLNLLFAGNIGKSQGLEVLPKAAKRLKDRGILVRFNIVGDGRFKETLMRLVDSMDVSDCFNFIDRQPAAKIPEYMSVCDVTLITLAKNEIFRMTLPAKLPSCLACGVPVIVCADGEIQQVIQESDAGFCCDAGDYEALAGIIEQVSKTPDETLKELGRNARRYFESHFEKQKLLNQIDVIFAKAGHTNV